One Halobaculum sp. CBA1158 DNA segment encodes these proteins:
- a CDS encoding 50S ribosomal protein L11 translates to MAGTIEVLVPGGQATPGPPLGPELGPTPVDVQAVVSEINDQTAAFDGMEVPVTVEYDDDGSFSIEVGVPPTAELIKDEVGFETGSGEPQKDFVADMTVEQVRTVAEQKISDLLAYDVKAAAKEVGGTCASLGVTIDGEDARTFDDRVDAGEYDDVLVDDEAEATA, encoded by the coding sequence ATGGCTGGAACCATCGAAGTGCTCGTTCCCGGCGGCCAGGCCACTCCCGGCCCGCCGCTCGGTCCCGAGCTCGGTCCGACGCCGGTCGACGTGCAGGCGGTCGTCTCCGAGATCAACGACCAGACCGCCGCGTTCGACGGCATGGAAGTGCCCGTCACCGTCGAGTACGACGACGACGGCTCCTTCAGCATCGAGGTCGGCGTCCCGCCGACGGCGGAACTGATCAAAGACGAGGTCGGCTTCGAAACGGGCTCGGGCGAGCCCCAGAAGGACTTCGTCGCAGACATGACCGTCGAACAGGTCCGGACGGTCGCCGAGCAGAAGATCTCCGACCTGCTCGCGTACGACGTGAAGGCCGCCGCCAAGGAGGTCGGCGGCACGTGCGCCTCCCTCGGCGTCACCATCGACGGCGAGGACGCCCGGACCTTCGACGACCGCGTCGACGCCGGCGAGTACGACGACGTGCTCGTCGACGACGAGGCCGAGGCGACGGCGTAA
- a CDS encoding hemolysin family protein, whose translation MGTPEVLLRLVAGVGLILANGFFVAIEFALTRARQFTEEEFIGDNPSLERAWEMTQNLEIYLTTCQVGITASSIAVGIVAEPALAALFAPLFENTALASVGAGAIIAFAIINLLHLTHGEQTPTYLGVERSRLVSRYGATPLYYFHALISPLITFGDWIAKGTLKLFGIEMTGAWLETEEDVIESRADLRRRLSSTLEEGDLAAERRKEIVNALRVGQRTVSDIMVPPEEIVSLSTANAPAENLAAMRDHPHTRFPLLGDDGEEFLGIVYVPALIREVDRLDDPDLDLREIAAPPMTLSPETTVSDAVDRFQMEGQELALVVSDGEIRGLVTATDAFEEVMGELEDPMDRRAAEREVGE comes from the coding sequence ATGGGGACGCCGGAGGTACTCCTTCGGTTGGTCGCCGGCGTCGGACTCATTCTCGCGAACGGCTTCTTCGTCGCGATCGAGTTCGCGCTCACCCGGGCGAGACAGTTTACCGAAGAGGAGTTCATCGGCGACAATCCCTCGCTCGAACGGGCCTGGGAGATGACCCAGAACCTCGAGATCTACCTGACCACCTGCCAGGTGGGGATCACCGCCTCGAGCATCGCCGTCGGGATCGTCGCCGAACCGGCGCTCGCGGCGCTGTTCGCGCCGCTGTTCGAGAACACCGCGCTGGCGTCGGTGGGGGCGGGTGCGATCATCGCGTTCGCGATCATCAACCTCCTCCACCTCACGCACGGCGAGCAGACGCCGACGTACCTCGGCGTGGAGCGCTCGCGATTGGTGTCGCGCTACGGCGCGACGCCGCTGTACTACTTCCACGCGCTGATCTCGCCGCTCATCACGTTCGGCGACTGGATCGCCAAGGGGACGCTGAAGCTGTTCGGGATCGAGATGACCGGCGCGTGGCTGGAGACCGAGGAGGACGTGATCGAGTCTCGCGCCGACCTCCGTCGGAGGCTCTCCTCGACGCTGGAGGAGGGCGACCTCGCAGCGGAGCGGCGCAAGGAGATCGTCAACGCCCTTCGGGTGGGCCAACGGACCGTCTCCGACATCATGGTTCCGCCCGAGGAGATCGTCTCGCTGTCGACCGCGAACGCGCCGGCGGAGAACCTCGCGGCGATGCGCGATCACCCGCACACGCGGTTCCCGCTCCTGGGTGACGACGGCGAGGAGTTCCTCGGCATCGTGTACGTGCCGGCGCTCATCCGCGAGGTCGACCGGCTCGACGACCCCGACCTCGACCTCCGCGAGATCGCGGCTCCGCCGATGACGCTGTCGCCGGAGACGACCGTCTCCGACGCCGTCGACCGCTTTCAGATGGAGGGACAGGAGCTCGCGCTCGTGGTCTCCGACGGCGAGATCCGCGGGCTGGTGACCGCCACCGACGCCTTCGAGGAGGTGATGGGGGAACTGGAGGACCCGATGGACCGACGCGCCGCCGAGCGCGAGGTCGGCGAGTGA
- a CDS encoding HVO_2753 family zinc finger protein: protein MSQSEPDQRSERRCVSCGINVAGTAAATFSCPDCGTQISRCAKCRKQSNLYECPDCGFRGP, encoded by the coding sequence ATGAGTCAGTCAGAGCCGGACCAGCGCTCGGAGCGGCGCTGCGTCTCCTGTGGCATCAACGTCGCGGGGACCGCGGCGGCGACGTTCAGTTGTCCCGACTGCGGTACGCAGATCAGTCGCTGCGCGAAGTGCCGAAAGCAGAGCAACCTCTATGAGTGTCCCGACTGCGGCTTCCGAGGGCCCTGA
- a CDS encoding Gfo/Idh/MocA family oxidoreductase, with the protein MTLVDGFDPSGIRVGIVGLGGIGRHHATRLESLGADLVGGVDVDADARERFVREFDAEALEDAGELYDLVDAVFVTTPNRFHEEYAVSALERGLHVLLEKPLAHRLESAERIAAAAREAEGICMVGFNNRFAAPVEVLKHYQRAGRFGDIRHVEANYVRRRGVPGRGSWFTSRAVSGGGSLIDIGVHAIDLALHVLDFPEVVEVSGVARSEFGGRDDYAYIDMWGNDSGPEDFDVDDSVSAFVRTADDTTVSLEAAWATNRPENDDFFVRGTEAGARFDRASGDLTLFESGVGGDNHLTDTSVDTRDVDTHSAEQAAFLEAVATDEDLTRNTVGQAMTVQRVIDAIYRSTEAGRAVRLDE; encoded by the coding sequence ATGACGCTCGTCGACGGCTTCGACCCGTCCGGGATCCGCGTCGGGATCGTCGGGCTCGGGGGGATCGGCCGCCACCACGCGACACGGCTGGAATCCCTCGGCGCAGACCTCGTCGGCGGCGTCGACGTCGACGCCGACGCGCGCGAGCGCTTCGTCCGGGAGTTCGACGCGGAGGCCCTCGAGGACGCCGGGGAACTGTACGACCTCGTCGATGCCGTGTTCGTCACGACGCCGAACCGGTTCCACGAGGAGTACGCTGTCTCCGCGCTGGAGCGAGGCCTCCACGTGCTGCTGGAGAAGCCACTCGCGCACAGGCTGGAGTCGGCCGAGCGCATCGCGGCGGCCGCCCGTGAGGCCGAGGGGATCTGCATGGTCGGATTCAACAACCGATTTGCGGCTCCCGTGGAGGTACTGAAGCACTACCAACGAGCGGGCCGTTTCGGTGATATCCGTCACGTCGAGGCCAACTACGTCCGTCGGCGCGGCGTGCCCGGACGGGGTTCGTGGTTCACGTCGAGGGCCGTCTCCGGCGGCGGCAGCCTCATCGACATCGGCGTCCACGCCATCGACCTCGCGCTGCACGTCCTCGATTTCCCCGAGGTGGTCGAGGTTTCCGGCGTCGCACGATCGGAGTTCGGCGGTCGCGACGACTACGCCTACATCGACATGTGGGGCAACGACTCGGGCCCCGAGGACTTCGACGTGGACGACTCGGTGTCCGCGTTCGTCCGCACGGCCGACGACACGACCGTCTCGTTGGAGGCCGCGTGGGCGACGAACCGCCCGGAGAACGACGACTTCTTCGTCCGTGGAACGGAGGCGGGCGCGCGCTTCGACCGCGCCAGCGGCGATCTCACGCTGTTCGAGAGCGGCGTCGGCGGCGACAACCACCTCACCGACACGAGCGTCGACACCCGCGATGTCGACACCCACAGCGCCGAGCAGGCGGCGTTCCTCGAGGCGGTCGCCACCGACGAGGATCTCACCCGTAACACGGTCGGGCAGGCGATGACGGTACAGCGAGTCATCGACGCCATCTACCGCTCGACCGAGGCCGGGCGGGCCGTCAGACTCGACGAGTAG
- a CDS encoding universal stress protein, protein MGMYDRILVPTDGSDGVERAVRHAVDLAVQHGATVHALYVVNSASYAGMPMESSWEGIDQMLREDAEDAVSLVEALGDDYDVPVETAVIDGSPSGEIVRYAEENDCDLIVMGTHGRGGIDRLLLGSVAEKVVRGSSVPVLTVRVAGDD, encoded by the coding sequence ATGGGGATGTACGACCGGATCCTCGTCCCGACCGACGGCTCCGACGGCGTCGAGCGCGCGGTCCGTCACGCCGTCGACTTGGCGGTCCAGCACGGCGCGACCGTCCACGCGCTGTACGTCGTCAACTCGGCGTCGTACGCCGGGATGCCGATGGAGTCGAGTTGGGAGGGTATCGACCAGATGCTCAGGGAGGACGCCGAGGACGCCGTCTCGCTGGTGGAGGCGCTCGGCGACGACTACGACGTCCCGGTCGAGACCGCCGTCATCGACGGCTCGCCCAGCGGCGAGATCGTCCGCTACGCCGAGGAGAACGACTGCGACCTGATCGTGATGGGCACCCACGGCCGCGGCGGGATCGACCGCCTGCTGCTCGGGAGCGTCGCCGAGAAGGTCGTCCGCGGGTCGTCGGTGCCGGTACTCACCGTCCGCGTGGCCGGCGACGACTGA
- a CDS encoding aldo/keto reductase codes for MAYTRLGDTGLEVSRLCLGCMNFGSERPWMMNDRDASVDLIHEALDLGINFLDTANVYSTGESEEIVGDAVASADRDELVLATKVYGDMGDGPNASGLSRKHVLDQAEASLDRLDTDYIDLYQIHRWDDETPIEETLSALDYLIETGRVRYIGASTMTAYRFTKALYTSDIEDYERFACMQPEYSAVARYEEENLLEVCAGEGVGVIPWSPLAGGFLTGKYRPETEPDEGTRAAASESVRSYFTEENWAVLEAVEAVASEVDATPAQVALAWLLERDAVTAPIIGPRTSEHLRENAAAVSLDLSPGQVARITEPKTPRYPEA; via the coding sequence ATGGCGTACACCCGCCTCGGCGACACCGGCCTCGAGGTGTCCCGGCTGTGTCTCGGCTGCATGAACTTCGGCAGCGAGCGGCCCTGGATGATGAACGACCGCGACGCGAGCGTCGACCTGATCCACGAGGCGCTCGATCTGGGGATCAACTTCCTCGACACCGCGAACGTCTACTCCACCGGGGAGTCCGAAGAGATCGTGGGCGATGCCGTCGCCTCCGCAGACCGCGACGAGCTCGTGCTCGCGACGAAGGTGTACGGCGACATGGGCGACGGACCGAACGCCTCGGGGCTCTCGCGAAAGCACGTCCTCGATCAGGCCGAGGCGAGCCTCGACCGCCTCGACACCGACTACATCGACCTGTATCAGATCCACCGTTGGGACGACGAGACGCCCATAGAGGAGACGCTCTCGGCGCTGGATTACCTGATCGAGACGGGGCGCGTTCGCTACATCGGCGCGTCGACGATGACGGCCTATCGGTTCACGAAGGCGCTGTACACCAGCGACATCGAGGACTACGAGCGCTTCGCCTGCATGCAGCCCGAGTACTCGGCGGTCGCCCGCTACGAGGAGGAGAACCTCCTCGAGGTGTGTGCAGGGGAGGGCGTCGGCGTCATTCCGTGGTCGCCGCTCGCCGGGGGCTTTCTCACCGGCAAGTACCGACCCGAGACAGAGCCCGACGAGGGGACGCGCGCGGCCGCCTCCGAGTCCGTTCGGAGCTACTTCACCGAGGAGAACTGGGCCGTGTTGGAGGCGGTCGAGGCGGTCGCGAGCGAGGTCGACGCCACTCCCGCACAGGTCGCGCTGGCGTGGCTGCTCGAGCGCGACGCGGTCACAGCGCCGATCATCGGCCCGCGAACGAGCGAGCACCTTCGGGAGAACGCGGCCGCCGTGTCGCTCGACCTGTCGCCCGGCCAGGTTGCCCGGATCACCGAGCCGAAGACCCCGCGGTACCCGGAGGCGTAG
- a CDS encoding TrmB family transcriptional regulator has protein sequence METESLVETLEAAGLSPYQAEAYVALLELGTASATDVAEASSVPAPRIYDVLRTLEEREYVETYEAGSLQARAHSPSVVLDDLRSRANRLEAAAEEVERRWEQPELEAGGASIVTQFRTVIERAESFIEDAAHQILLSTTVSNLQRLAPALRDATERGVSVRVSVHTDDAETRPDPTLFEGVCVEARHRPLPAPFVALADRRRASFAHHPDSYDRYGVLVNDRTHTYVFYWFFLTTMWEPWETVYEATDPGLPTEYLDIRHLVRDLRELNWQDAPVRLRVDGYETDTGEERTVEGTVVDVRVPFASEADTGFELAGRVTVVLDADGERVSVGGWGAIVEDLEGTRLTIVDAPTVE, from the coding sequence ATGGAGACGGAATCGCTCGTCGAAACGCTAGAGGCGGCGGGCCTGTCGCCGTATCAGGCGGAGGCGTACGTCGCGCTGCTGGAGCTCGGGACGGCGTCGGCGACTGACGTGGCGGAGGCGAGCAGCGTTCCCGCTCCCCGTATCTACGACGTGTTGCGGACTCTCGAGGAGCGGGAGTACGTCGAGACGTACGAGGCCGGCTCGTTGCAGGCGCGCGCACACAGTCCGTCCGTCGTGTTGGACGACCTCCGGAGCCGCGCGAACCGACTGGAGGCGGCCGCCGAGGAGGTCGAACGGCGGTGGGAGCAGCCCGAGTTGGAGGCCGGCGGCGCGAGCATCGTCACGCAGTTCCGGACCGTCATCGAGCGCGCGGAGTCGTTCATCGAGGACGCCGCCCACCAGATTCTCCTCTCGACGACTGTCTCGAACCTCCAGCGACTCGCGCCCGCGCTCCGCGACGCGACCGAGCGCGGCGTCTCCGTGCGCGTCTCCGTTCACACCGACGACGCCGAGACCCGTCCGGACCCGACTCTGTTCGAGGGCGTCTGCGTGGAGGCGCGCCACCGGCCGCTCCCCGCGCCGTTCGTCGCGCTCGCGGACCGACGGCGGGCGTCGTTCGCACACCACCCCGACTCGTACGACCGCTACGGCGTGCTCGTGAACGACCGGACGCACACGTACGTGTTCTACTGGTTCTTCCTCACGACGATGTGGGAGCCGTGGGAGACCGTGTACGAGGCGACCGACCCTGGGCTTCCGACCGAGTACCTCGACATCCGTCACCTGGTCCGCGACCTCCGCGAGCTGAACTGGCAGGACGCCCCGGTCCGGCTCCGCGTCGACGGGTACGAGACCGACACCGGCGAGGAGCGCACGGTCGAGGGGACCGTCGTCGACGTCCGCGTTCCGTTCGCCTCGGAGGCCGACACCGGCTTCGAGTTGGCCGGCCGAGTCACGGTCGTCCTCGACGCCGACGGGGAGCGCGTCAGCGTCGGCGGGTGGGGCGCGATCGTCGAGGACCTCGAGGGGACGAGACTCACGATCGTCGACGCGCCGACGGTCGAGTGA
- a CDS encoding sugar phosphate isomerase/epimerase, with protein sequence MNIGVLTVPLGGRSRTDAFEYLAGIGVEVVELGVGGHPGQDHTDREALLTDEDAREALRTDLAEHDLRVSAFATHNNPLHPDEETASEADRELREAVELADEFGVDTVTCFSGLPAGGPNDEVPNWITAPWPAEHAEAEAYQWEVAEEYWSDLAAHADHHGVDLAIEMHPNMLVYEPRGVLRLRESTNERVGANFDPSHLYWQGIDATEAIRLLGERDAIHHVHAKDTKVYESNSREKGVLDTTDYADTENRSWLFRSVGYGHGEEHWRDVVSTLRMVGYDGALSIEHEDALTSSREGLEKAVDLLERARFETSPGDAYWAE encoded by the coding sequence ATGAATATCGGTGTACTGACCGTCCCGCTCGGCGGGCGGTCCCGCACGGACGCGTTCGAGTACCTCGCCGGGATCGGCGTCGAGGTCGTCGAACTCGGCGTCGGCGGCCACCCCGGACAGGATCACACCGACCGCGAGGCGCTGCTGACCGACGAGGACGCCCGAGAGGCGCTTCGGACGGACCTCGCGGAGCACGACCTGCGCGTGAGCGCGTTCGCGACCCACAACAACCCGTTACACCCCGACGAGGAAACGGCGAGCGAGGCCGACCGCGAACTCCGCGAGGCCGTCGAACTGGCCGACGAGTTCGGCGTCGACACGGTCACCTGTTTCTCGGGGTTGCCGGCGGGCGGTCCGAACGACGAGGTGCCGAACTGGATCACGGCACCGTGGCCCGCCGAACACGCCGAAGCCGAGGCGTATCAATGGGAGGTCGCCGAGGAGTACTGGTCGGATCTCGCCGCGCACGCCGATCACCACGGCGTCGACCTGGCGATCGAGATGCACCCGAACATGCTGGTGTACGAGCCCCGCGGCGTGCTTCGACTGCGCGAGTCGACGAACGAGCGCGTGGGCGCGAACTTCGACCCCTCGCACCTCTACTGGCAGGGGATCGACGCGACCGAGGCGATCCGGCTGCTCGGCGAGCGCGACGCGATCCACCACGTCCACGCGAAGGACACGAAGGTGTACGAGTCGAACTCGCGCGAGAAGGGCGTGCTCGACACGACCGACTACGCCGACACGGAGAACCGCTCGTGGCTGTTCCGCTCGGTCGGCTACGGCCACGGCGAGGAGCACTGGAGGGACGTGGTGAGCACGCTCCGAATGGTCGGCTACGACGGCGCGCTCTCGATCGAACACGAGGACGCGCTCACCTCCTCCCGCGAGGGGCTGGAGAAGGCCGTCGACCTGCTGGAGCGCGCGCGCTTCGAGACGAGTCCCGGCGACGCCTACTGGGCGGAGTAG
- a CDS encoding 50S ribosomal protein L10, translating to MSSSAEERKTETIPEWKRREVAELVEFVESYDAVGVVDLTGIPSRQLQDMRRDLHGQAELRMSRNTLIERALEEASVGAGDLTEFVSGHVGLIGTNDNSFGLYKQLEASKTSAPIGAGEVAPNDIVIPEGDTGVDPGPFVGDLQQVGADARIDGGSIKVMSDSHVLDAGEAVSADLANVLGELGIEPKEVGLDLRAVFADGVLFEPDELAIDVDEYRADVESAAAAARNLSVNAAYPTARTAGTLLGKAAGEAKSVGLFAAIEDEELMPDLVTRADAQLRSLAAAIDDDEALPEELRGVEAPAAEPAAEADTEEETDESSDDEDTEAEPADADDDDDDGDGAEGLGEMFG from the coding sequence ATGAGCAGTTCCGCCGAGGAGCGCAAGACCGAGACCATCCCGGAGTGGAAGCGTCGGGAGGTCGCCGAGCTCGTCGAGTTCGTCGAGTCGTACGACGCCGTCGGCGTCGTCGACCTCACGGGCATTCCGAGCCGGCAGCTCCAGGACATGCGCCGCGACCTGCACGGGCAGGCCGAACTGCGGATGTCGCGCAACACCCTCATCGAGCGCGCGCTCGAGGAGGCGAGCGTCGGTGCCGGGGACCTGACCGAGTTCGTCTCGGGCCACGTCGGCCTCATCGGGACCAACGACAACTCCTTCGGGCTGTACAAGCAGCTCGAGGCGTCGAAGACCTCCGCGCCAATCGGCGCGGGAGAGGTCGCCCCGAACGACATCGTCATCCCCGAGGGTGACACGGGGGTCGACCCCGGTCCGTTCGTCGGCGACCTCCAGCAGGTCGGCGCGGACGCCCGGATCGACGGCGGGTCGATCAAGGTCATGTCCGACTCGCACGTGCTCGACGCGGGCGAGGCGGTGTCGGCCGACCTCGCCAACGTGCTCGGCGAACTCGGCATCGAGCCCAAGGAGGTCGGACTCGACCTTCGCGCCGTCTTCGCCGACGGCGTGCTGTTCGAGCCCGACGAGTTGGCCATCGACGTGGACGAGTACCGCGCGGACGTGGAGTCCGCCGCGGCGGCGGCGCGCAACCTCTCGGTCAACGCCGCCTACCCGACCGCCCGCACAGCGGGCACCCTGCTCGGCAAGGCCGCCGGCGAGGCGAAGTCCGTCGGCCTGTTCGCCGCCATCGAGGACGAGGAGCTGATGCCCGACCTCGTGACACGCGCGGACGCGCAGCTGCGCTCGCTCGCGGCGGCCATCGACGACGACGAGGCGCTCCCCGAGGAGCTCCGCGGCGTCGAGGCCCCCGCGGCCGAGCCGGCCGCCGAGGCCGATACCGAGGAGGAGACGGACGAATCGAGCGACGACGAGGACACGGAAGCCGAGCCCGCGGACGCCGACGACGATGACGACGACGGCGACGGAGCCGAGGGCCTCGGCGAGATGTTCGGATAA
- the rpl12p gene encoding 50S ribosomal protein P1, translating into MEYVYAALILNETDEEINEDNVTAVLEAAGVDVEESRVKALVAALEDVDIEEAIDTAAAAPAAGAAGGAAGGSADEAEADADDGDDEADEEEAAEEAADDDDDDEGSGEGLGELFG; encoded by the coding sequence ATGGAATACGTTTACGCTGCACTCATCCTGAACGAGACGGACGAGGAGATCAACGAGGACAACGTCACGGCGGTGCTCGAAGCCGCCGGCGTCGACGTCGAGGAATCCCGCGTGAAGGCCCTCGTGGCCGCGCTGGAGGACGTCGACATCGAGGAGGCCATCGACACGGCCGCCGCCGCGCCCGCCGCGGGCGCTGCCGGCGGTGCCGCCGGCGGTTCGGCCGACGAGGCCGAGGCTGACGCCGACGACGGCGACGACGAGGCCGACGAGGAGGAGGCGGCCGAGGAGGCCGCCGACGACGATGACGACGACGAGGGCTCGGGCGAGGGCCTGGGCGAGCTCTTCGGCTGA
- a CDS encoding tripartite tricarboxylate transporter permease — MLSLTVPSVGATLLAYTLAGCALGCCSGLLPGLHANNFAFLLAAAAPAVDAPPLPLGCAMLSAGIVHTFLDVVPSLALGVPDAAMAAAALPGHRLVAEGRGREALRLSAIGSGVALAGSIPLAVAVTAGMRVAYPYLRAWLPVVLGGVALALVVTEATNRRRIAGTASFALATALGAVTLDAPTDPLVAAGGILAPLFAGLFGVPVLADALGGDGVPPQADARLGLSPREVTGAAAAGAGGGAAVGYLPGVSAGVAAVLALPATRGRDPAREYVVATSGANTATAVFALFALVAFDAPRSGVLVAMRDAGVPATLPPLLAATVVAGAVGVVAVVAVGEAALRAVGRLPYRPLVAAVLTGLVVLSLLFAGPFGVVTLVAAAAVGFVPVRLGCRRVHLMGVLLGPLILA; from the coding sequence GTGCTCTCGCTCACGGTCCCGTCGGTCGGCGCAACGCTGCTGGCGTACACGCTCGCGGGGTGTGCGCTCGGCTGTTGCAGCGGACTGTTGCCGGGGCTGCACGCGAACAACTTCGCGTTCCTACTGGCGGCGGCAGCGCCCGCCGTCGACGCGCCGCCGCTTCCCCTCGGCTGTGCGATGCTTTCGGCCGGGATCGTCCACACGTTCCTCGACGTGGTGCCGTCGCTGGCGCTTGGAGTCCCCGACGCCGCGATGGCCGCCGCCGCCCTCCCGGGGCACCGTCTCGTGGCCGAGGGTCGGGGTCGGGAGGCGCTGCGGCTCTCGGCGATCGGGTCGGGCGTCGCGCTCGCGGGGTCGATCCCGCTCGCGGTCGCCGTCACCGCCGGGATGCGGGTGGCCTACCCGTACCTTCGGGCGTGGCTCCCGGTCGTGCTGGGCGGCGTCGCGCTCGCGCTGGTGGTGACCGAGGCGACGAATCGTCGCCGGATCGCGGGCACGGCGTCGTTCGCGCTCGCGACGGCGTTGGGGGCGGTCACGCTCGACGCGCCGACGGATCCGCTGGTGGCTGCCGGCGGGATCCTCGCGCCGCTGTTCGCGGGGCTGTTCGGCGTGCCCGTCCTCGCGGACGCACTCGGCGGCGACGGCGTTCCCCCACAGGCGGACGCGCGGCTTGGACTGTCGCCCCGGGAGGTGACCGGCGCGGCCGCCGCGGGCGCTGGCGGAGGTGCGGCCGTCGGGTACCTCCCGGGCGTCTCCGCGGGCGTCGCGGCCGTGCTGGCGTTGCCGGCGACGAGGGGACGCGATCCGGCCCGAGAGTACGTCGTCGCGACCAGCGGGGCGAACACGGCCACGGCGGTGTTCGCGCTGTTCGCGCTCGTCGCCTTCGACGCCCCCCGATCGGGCGTGCTCGTCGCGATGCGAGACGCCGGCGTCCCGGCGACGCTCCCGCCGTTGCTCGCGGCGACGGTCGTCGCGGGCGCGGTCGGCGTCGTCGCTGTCGTCGCCGTCGGCGAGGCGGCGTTGCGGGCGGTCGGCCGGCTCCCGTACCGACCGCTGGTCGCTGCGGTGCTCACGGGGCTGGTCGTGCTGTCGTTGCTGTTCGCGGGACCGTTCGGCGTGGTGACGCTCGTGGCGGCCGCGGCCGTCGGCTTCGTCCCGGTTCGCCTCGGCTGTCGACGGGTTCACCTCATGGGGGTGTTGCTCGGGCCGCTGATCCTCGCGTGA
- a CDS encoding 50S ribosomal protein L1, protein MADSIEDAVSQALEDAPPRNFRETVDLAINLRDLDLNDPSNRVDDEVVLPAGTGQETQIVVIAEGETALRAEDVADDVLSGDDLSDLASEENDAKDLADETDFFIAEADMMQDVASNLGRILGPRGKMPTPLQPDDDVVETVNRMKNTVQIRSGDRRTFHTRVGAEDMSADEISDNIDVIIRRLEADLEKGPLNLDGIYVKTTMGPSVEVPV, encoded by the coding sequence ATGGCAGATTCAATCGAGGACGCAGTATCCCAAGCACTGGAGGACGCCCCCCCTCGCAACTTCCGCGAGACCGTGGATTTGGCGATCAACCTTCGGGACTTGGACCTCAACGACCCGTCGAATCGAGTCGACGACGAAGTCGTGCTCCCGGCCGGAACCGGCCAGGAGACACAGATCGTCGTCATTGCGGAGGGTGAGACAGCCCTCCGTGCGGAAGACGTCGCAGACGACGTCCTGTCGGGCGACGACCTCTCGGACCTCGCATCCGAGGAGAACGACGCCAAGGATCTCGCCGATGAAACCGACTTCTTCATCGCCGAGGCCGACATGATGCAGGACGTCGCGTCCAACCTCGGGCGCATCCTGGGGCCGCGCGGCAAGATGCCGACGCCGCTCCAGCCCGACGACGACGTCGTCGAAACCGTCAACCGCATGAAAAACACCGTTCAGATCCGGTCCGGGGACCGCCGCACGTTCCACACGCGCGTCGGTGCCGAGGACATGAGCGCCGACGAGATCAGCGACAACATCGACGTGATCATTCGGCGACTGGAGGCGGACCTCGAGAAGGGGCCGCTCAACCTCGACGGCATCTACGTCAAGACGACGATGGGGCCGTCCGTGGAGGTGCCCGTATGA
- a CDS encoding elongation factor 1-beta translates to MGKVAAKMKVMPQSPDIDLDELQQKLEESLPQGAEIRNVERDDVAFGLVALLPMVVVPDDAGGTEAVEESFSGVEGVESVSVEEVGRL, encoded by the coding sequence ATGGGGAAGGTCGCAGCCAAGATGAAGGTGATGCCGCAGAGCCCCGACATCGACCTCGACGAGCTCCAGCAGAAACTGGAGGAGTCGCTTCCGCAGGGCGCGGAGATCCGTAACGTCGAGCGCGACGACGTGGCGTTCGGCCTGGTCGCCCTGCTGCCGATGGTCGTCGTCCCCGACGACGCCGGCGGCACCGAGGCCGTCGAGGAGTCGTTCTCCGGCGTCGAGGGCGTCGAGTCCGTCAGCGTCGAGGAAGTCGGCCGCCTCTAG